CAGTCGGAGGCGGGCGGTGAGGGTGGCCGGGTCCGTGCCGCGTTCGTGGGCCTTGAGCACCACGTCCGCGACCCGGACCACGACCACGTCGCCGCGCACCGCCAGCACCTCGGGCGCGGCCCCGGCGGGGACCAGGGCCGCCATGCCCGCGATGAGATCGGAGTTCACCCCACCAGTGTGACCGGCGGTCAGGCCCCGCCCAGGCAGATCGTGGTCGCGGGCACGCTGTACACCCGCGGCTCGGCGCCCTCGGCGCACAGCCCCGGCTCGGCCCTGCCCTGGACCACCCCGGCCACCTTCACCGCACCGCCGCCGCACGCCACCTTCTCGTACAGGCTGGCCTCGCCGAACGGCGTCAGCTCCAAGCAGTCGCCCTCCCGGACGTTCAACATGAAGCACTGGTACGAGATCCGCTTGTTCTTCCGCGTACCGCTGTTGCGCACCGCGTAGTAGTCGCCGTCGGGGCACTCCGCGCCGACGCCGCCCAAGTAGTGCGCCTGCACGTAGGACGCCTGCGGCGACGCGCAGTCGACCTTGGTCATCTCCACGCGGTCGCGGGACATGCTCCCGGGCCGGGCGCAGTCGCCCGTCCTGGTCGTCGTCCGGGAGACGAAGAAGAACAGCCCGCCGACCACCAGCAGGACCACCACGCCGACCACCAGGCCGATCCTGGTGACCCCGCGCTTGCGGTCCGGCGGCGTCCGCAGCTGCTCCTGGAACGACGGGTCCTGCGAGATGAAGGCGCTCACTTGGTCGTACCCCTCAGATGGAGAGCTTCTGGTCGATGTCGGCGGCGTTCGGCGGCTCGTCGGTGACCATGTCGTGGACGTCCTTGCCGCTCTCCTGGGCCGCCCCGGCGAGCGTGGCGCCGGCGTTGCCCAGCGCGTCCTTGCCGAACTGCTGCGCGGAGCCCTTCCAGCCACCCGGCCCGATGACGTTCCCGGCGCCGTCCTCGCCGAGGAACGTCTGCATGGCGTCCTTGCCGGCGAACTTCTCCGCCGTGCCCCGCCACCACTTCGGCCCGGCCAGCCGCCCGGTCAGGACCTTGAAGACCCTGCCGATCTTCTGCAGCACCGCCGTGACCCGCTGCACGATCCGCGACACCCGGCTGACCGTGACGCCGACCTGCACGGCCGTGGCGCCCGCCGCCGCGACCTCGGACGCGCCGAGCGTGGGCACGGCCGCCGCCTGCGCGGCCAGCCACGTGATGATCAGCCACTCGACGAGGCTGGCGATCAGGTCCATCACCAGGTCGTGCGCGGTCTTCATCAGCGCCGCGCTGCCGGTGAGCAACGTCACGATGCTCTCCGCCTCACCACCGGTCTCGGCGATGCCGACGGCGAACTCGCCCAGCCGCTCCCGGCTCGCCTCGGCGGCCTCGCCCCGCCAGCTCGCCAGCCCGCCCTCGACCGTCCCGGCGAACGTCTCCGACAACGCCTTGAGGTCGGCGGCGACCTTCTCGAAGTGCCGCGCCGCCAGCGTCAGCTGCTCCTCGTCGCCGGTGACCAGCTTCAGCGCGTCGTCCAGCGGCTTGATCAGGTCGACCAGGAAGCCGAGCCCGAACGTGAGCAGCGAGTGCAGCGGGTCGGCGATGACCTCCGCGGCGCTCGGGAACTCGCCGAGGAACGACTGGATGTCGCCGACGGCCGCCTGGACCTCGACGGGGTTCCCGCTGGTCAGGCCGCCCAGCGCGTTCCAGGCGGTGGCGCCGGACTCGACCAGCCCGCTCTCGCCGACCGGTTTGAGGAAGTCGCCTTCCTCGCTGGTCCAGTAGTTGTCGTCGCGGGCCTCCTGCTCGGTGGCGACCGCCTCCAGCTCCTCCGCCACCTCAGCCACCCGCCCCGACGGACGGTGCGCGCGGCACGTCGCCGAGCTGCGCGCCGATGCCGTCCAGCGCGTCCGCGACGGCCTGGTTGACGTCGCGGTAGTGCTCACCGGTCAGCGACAGCCGGCCACCCAGCTCGCCCAGCTTCTCGGTCATCTTCCCCATGTGGTCCATGAAGGCGTTCGTCAGTTCCACGTAGTCGCCGTAGGTCAGGGCCTGCCCGAGCAGGCCCCACGAGACCTCCGGCACGATCGCGGCCGCGGCCGCCTCCTTGATCTTCCCCGCCTCCGCGGCGAGGCCGTCCACCCGCTTGCCGCAGGCGATGACCGCCTCGGCGTCCACCCCGAATGCCACGTCCTCCCCCTCAGCGCAGGATCGAGCCGAAGCCCTCGTCCGGGTCGTCGTCGCGAGGTGGCGCGGGACGGCGCGGCGGCGCGGGCGGTGGTTGCAGCGGCGGCCGGCCGGGTGGCGGGGGCGGCGGCTGGAGCGGAGGCCGGCCGGGCGGTTGGGCCCGTGGCGGCGGCGGTGGTGGTGGCACCGGCGCGGTCGGCCGCGCGTTGGCCTGCTGGAGGAACGACGCGCCGGGCGCGGGCGCGTTCGGGGGAGGGGGCGGCGGCGCCTGCCCGGCCGGGTCGACCCCGAAGACCTCCTCCTGCACCCTGTTGACCCGCGCCACGATGTCGACCTGGTCACCCGCGAACTCCTGCACCACCTCGGCCGACCGGCGCGCCGAGTCGGCGACGGCCTGCTGGAGGGTGCTCATGATCGAGCGGGACAGCGCGTGCGCCGGTATCCGCTGCGCGTCGGGCTGGAGCTGGACGTCCAGGATGGAACCACCCGGTCCAGCGACCACGGTGACCACCCGATCCGGTGAAACCGCGGTCACCCTGAGCTGCGTCATCCGGTCTTTCATGTTCTGATAACCCGCGAGTCGTGCTTCGGCCTTGCGGCCGGCCTCCTCGAGCGCGCGGGCACGTGGGTCCGTCACGGATCACCCCCCGGTAGTTCGTCTGCGTGCCCGCCCTGTCTACTCGATCAGGCGCGGACGCGGATCCGTTTTGACCGGTGGGAACCAAGCGGGGTATCTTTGGTACTCGTGCCCGACCCATGTCGGGCCGCTCCGCGTGCCTACGCGCCAGTGGTGCTGGAAAGCCGGCCGCGGTGACCTCCACGCGTAGGGGCATCCTGGGATGTCGCCTGCGGACCTGGGGCGATGTGTCGAGCGTTCGGTCCAGCCGATCGCCGCGACACGCCCGACCTCGGGTGCAGAGAGGGACCAAGTAAACAGGGCTCGTCGCCCACGCGGCGGGCACGTAAAGGGAAGAAGCAGCCGGCGTATGCCAACGATCCAGCAGCTGGTCCGCAAGGGCCGGCAGGACAAGGTCGCCAAGCAGAAGACCGCGGCGCTCAAGGGCAGCCCGCAGCGGCGCGGTGTGTGCACCCGCGTCTACACGACCACGCCCAAGAAGCCGAACTCGGCGCTGCGCAAGGTCGCCCGCGTGAAGCTGACGAGCGGTATCGAGGTCACGGCTTACATCCCCGGTGAGGGCCACAACCTGCAGGAGCACTCGATGGTGCTCGTGCGCGGCGGTCGTGTGAAGGACCTCCCCGGTGTCCGCTACAAGATCATTCGCGGTTCGCTCGACACGCAGGGCGTGAAGAACCGCAAGCAGGCTCGCAGCCGGTACGGCGCGAAGAAGGAGAAGAGCTGATGCCCCGCAAGGGACCGGCCCCGAAGCGGCCGCTGATCTCCGACCCGGTCTACAGCTCTCCGCTGGTGACCCAGCTCATCAACAAGGTGCTGGTCGACGGCAAGCGCTCCGTGGCCGAGCGGATCGTGTACGGCGCCCTCGAAGGCGCCCGCGACAAGACCGGCACCGACCCGGTCGTGACGCTGAAGCGCGCCCTGGACAACGTCAAGCCCGCGCTCGAGGTGAAGTCCCGCCGCGTCGGTGGCGCCACCTACCAGGTGCCCGTCGAGGTGAAGCCGGGCCGCTCGACCACGCTCGCGCTGCGCTGGCTGATCACCTTCTCCCGGCAGCGCCGCGAGAAGACCATGATCGAGCGCCTGATGAACGAGCTGCTCGACGCGAGCAACGGCCTGGGCGCGAGCGTCAAGCGCCGCGAGGACACGCACAAGATGGCCGAGTCGAACAAGGCCTTCGCCCACTACCGCTGGTGACGTGCCGCCGAGCGGGCGCCCCACCGCGCCCGCTCGGCGCCTCCCGGCCCTAGTGAGCCTGCTACCAGCTAGCTCAAGACAGGGGAAGACACCCGTGGCACAGGACGTGCTCACCGACCTGGCCAAGGTCCGCAACATCGGGATCATGGCCCACATCGACGCGGGCAAGACCACGACGACCGAGCGGATCCTGTTCTACACCGGGATCAGCTACAAGATCGGCGAGGTCCACGACGGCGCCGCGGTGATGGACTGGATGGAGCAGGAGCAGGAGCGCGGCATCACGATCACGTCGGCCGCGACGACCTGCTTCTGGAAGAACCACCAGATCAACATCATCGACACGCCGGGCCACGTCGACTTCACCGTCGAGGTGGAGCGCAACCTCCGCGTCCTCGACGGTGCCGTTGCCGTGTTCGACGGCAAGGAAGGCGTCGAGCCCCAGTCCGAGCAGGTCTGGCGCCAGGCGACCAAGTACGACGTCCCGCGCATCTGCTTCGTCAACAAGATGGACAAGCTCGGCGCGGACTTCTACTTCACCGTCCGCACCATCCAGGAGCGCCTGGGCGCGAAGCCGCTGCCGATCCAGATCCCGATCGGTTCGGAGAGCGACTTCATCGGCGTCGTCGACCTGGTCGAGATGCGCGCGCTGACCTGGCGCGGCGAGGTCCAGAAGGGTGAGGACTACACGGTCGAGGAGATCCCGGCCGACCTCGCCGAGAAGGCCGCCGAGTACCGCGAGGCGCTGGTCGAGGCCGTCGCCGAGACCGACGACGCCCTCATGGAGTCCTACCTCGGCGGCGAGGAGCTGACCGTCGAGCAGATCAAGACGGGCATCCGCGCGATCGTCAAGAACCGCTCCGCCTACCCGGTGCTGTGCGGCTCGGCGTTCAAGAACAAGGGCGTCCAGCCCATGCTCGACGCGGTGATCGACTTCCTGCCCGCTCCGCTGGACCTCCCCCCGGTCGAGGGCACGCTGCAGGACGGCGAGACGCCGGCCTTCCGCAAGCCGGCGACGGACGAGCCGTTCTCGGCCCTGGCGTTCAAGATCGCGGCGCACCCGTTCTTCGGCAAGCTGACCTACATCCGGGTCTACTCCGGCAAGGTCGCCTCCGGCACCCAGGTCATCAACTCGACCAAGGACCGCAAGGAGCGCATCGGGAAGATCTTCCAGATGCACGCCAACAAGGAGAACCCGGTCGACGAGGCCATCGCCGGTCACATCTACGCCGTGATCGGCCTGAAGGACACCACCACCGGTGAGACGCTGTGCGACCCGCAGTCGCCCATCGTGCTGGAGTCCATGACCTTCCCCGAGCCGGTCATCCAGGTGGCGATCGAGCCGAAGACGAAGGCCGACCAGGAGAAGCTGGGCACCGCGATCCAGAAGCTGGCCGAGGAGGACCCGACGTTCCGGGTCAACCTGGACCAGGAGACCGGCCAGACGATCATCGCCGGCATGGGCGAGCTCCACCTGGACATCCTGGTGGACCGCATGCGCCGCGAGTTCAAGGTCGAGGCCAACATCGGCAAGCCGCAGGTGGCGTACCGGGAGACGATCCGCCGCAAGGTGGAGAAGTACTCCTACACCCACAAGAAGCAGACCGGTGGCTCCGGCCAGTTCGCGAAGGTCCTCATCGACCTGGAGCCGCTGGAGAAGACCGAGGACGGCGTTCTCTACGAGTTCGTCAACGCGGTCACCGGCGGTCGCATCCCGCGGGAGTACATCCCGTCGGTGGACGCGGGCGCCCAGGACGCGATGCAGTACGGCGTGCTGGCGGGCTACCCGCTGGTGGGCGTCAAGCTGACCCTGATCGACGGCGCCTACCACGAGGTCGACTCGTCGGAGATGGCGTTCAAGATCGCGGGCTCGATGGCGCTCAAGGAAGCCGCTCGCCAGGCGAGCCCGGCCATCCTCGAGCCGTTGATGGCCGTCGAGGTCACCACGCCCGAGGACTACATGGGCGACGTGATCGGCGACTTGAACTCCCGCCGTGGCCAGATCCAGGCCATGGAAGAGCGCAGTGGTGCCCGCATCGTCAAGGCGCTGGTCCCGCTGTCGGAGATGTTCGGGTATGTCGGCGACCTGCGGTCCAGGACCCAGGGTCGCGCGAACTACTCGATGACCTTTGACTCCTACGCCGAGGTTCCCGCGAACGTCGCGAAGGAGATCATCGCGAAGGCGACGGGCGAGTAACCCCAACCGGAGCACCGCAGCACCACGCGGGCTCTCCGGGGGGATGCCCCGGGGTCCGCACAACCGACCCTGACGTGACGCCCGGCGGGTGAAAGCCGCCCGCCGGGCTAAGCAATAGAAGTCCAGGAGGACAATCCAGTGGCGAAGGCGAAGTTCGAGCGGACGAAGCCGCACGTCAACATCGGCACCATCGGTCACATCGACCACGGCAAGACGACGCTGACCGCGGCGATCTCCAAGGTCCTGCACGACAAGTACCCGGACCTGAACCCCTTCACGCCGTTCGACCAGATCGACAAGGCGCCGGAGGAGAAGCAGCGCGGCATCACCATCTCGATCGCCCACATCGAGTACCAGACCGACAAGCGCCACTACGCGCACGTCGACTGCCCCGGTCACGCCGACTACATCAAGAACATGATCACCGGTGCGGCGCAGATGGACGGCGCCATCCTGGTGGTCGCGGCGACCGACGGCCCGATGCCGCAGACCAAGGAGCACGTGCTCCTGGCCCGCCAGGTCGGTGTGCCCTACATCGTGGTGGCCCTGAACAAGGCCGACATGGTGGACGACGAGGAGATCCTGGAGCTCGTCGAGCTCGAGGTCCGCGAACTGCTCTCCGAGTACGAGTTCCCCGGTGACGACCTGCCGGTCGTCCGCGTCTCCGCGCTGAAGGCGCTGGAGGGCGACGCCGAGTGGGGCGAGAAGCTGATCGGCCTCATGGACGCCGTGGACGAGAACATCCCGGAGCCCGAGCGCGAGGTCGACCGCCCGTTCCTGATGCCGGTCGAGGACGTGTTCACGATCACCGGTCGTGGCACCGTGGTGACCGGCCGCATCGAGCGCGGCATCGTCAAGGTCAACGAAGAGGTCGAGATCGTCGGCATCAAGGAGACCTCGAAGAAGACGACGGTCACCTCGATCGAGATGTTCAAGAAGTTCCTCGACGAGGGCCGCGCGGGCGACAACGCCGCGCTGCTGCTGCGTGGCGTGAAGCGCGAGGAGGTGGAGCGCGGCATGGTGATCATCAAGCCGGGCACCACCACCCCGCACACCGAGTTCGACGCGCAGGTCTACATCCTGTCGAAGGACGAGGGCGGCCGCCACACGCCGTTCTTCAACAACTACCGCCCGCAGTTCTACTTCCGCACCACGGACGTGACCGGCGTCGTGACCCTCCCCGAGGGCACCGAGATGGTCATGCCGGGCGACACCACGACCATGGCCGTGAAGCTGATCCAGCCGATCGCCATGGACGAGGGCCTGCGGTTCGCCATCCGCGAGGGTGGCCGCACCGTCGGCGCGGGCTCGGTCACCAAGATCATCAAGTGACCTGGCTCTAAATCTCACCCCCCGATTTGGTCTGCGCACCCCGGTGTGCGACCATTGACGGGTTGCTCGTCGGGGCGGCCGGTTCGAGTTCTGGACTCGGCCGCCCCGTCACGAGCGGGGTTTGATCTGGTCAGACAATCCCACAGGCTGTATCAGTGGGACCGGTCTATGTGCTGGGGCGCGACACGCCCGACCGCGTGGACCGGGCACCGTGACACCGCTCGGTGTCAGTCCTGAATAGGGGGCGGAGCGCGCCGGAGGTCCCGTGACCTCGTGCAAGGTGCCCGCACCGCAGCGGTACTAGAAGCAGAGGAACGGCAAGCCATCATGGCGGGACAGAAGATCCGCATCCGGCTCAAGGCCTACGACCACGAGGCGATCGACGCGTCCGCGCGCAAGATCGTCGAGACCGTGACGCGCACCGGCGCTCGGGTCGTCGGGCCTGTGCCGCTGCCCACTGAGAAGAACGTTTACTGCGTCATCCGCTCGCCGCACAAGTACAAGGACTCGCGCGAGCACTTCGAGATGCGCACGCACAAGCGTCTGATCGACATCCTCGACCCGACGCCGAAGACGGTGGACGCGCTCATGCGCATCGACCTGCCGGCGAGCGTCGACGTCAACATCCAGTAAGCGTTGGACGCGGCAGTGTTGATCCCATTTGGGGCGGAGAGTAACGAGACCCATGTCTGACAGGCAGGTTAAGGGCCTCCTGGGCACCAAGCTCGGCATGACTCAGGTCTTCGACGAGAACAACCGGATCGTTCCGGTGACCGTCGTCAAGGCCGAGCCGAACGTGGTCACCCAGGTTCGGACCCAGGAGAACGACGGCTACTCGGCCGTGCAGCTGGCCTTCGGCGCGATCGACCCGCGCAAGGTCAACAAGCCCGTCGCGGGCCACTACGCCAAGGCGGGCGTCACGCCCCGCCGCCACCTGGCGGAGCTGCGCACCACGGACGCGTCCGAGTACACGGTCGGCCAGGAAATCACCGCCGAGGTCTTCGAGGCCGGCGTGGTGGTCGACGTGGTCGGCACCAGCAAGGGCAAGGGCACCGCGGGTGTCATGAAGCGCCACGGCTTCAAGGGCCTCGGCGCCAGCCACGGCACCCAGCGCAAGCACCGCTCGCCCGGCTCCATCGGCGGCTGCGCCACGCCCGGCCGCGTGTTCAAGGGCCTGCGGATGGCCGGCCGGATGGGCCACGTGCGGGTGACCACCCAGAACCTCAAGGTGCACCGCGTGGACGCCGAGTCCGGTCTGCTGCTCATCAAGGGCGCCGTTCCCGGCCCCAAGGGCGGCACCGTGTTCATCAAGACCGCAGCGAAGGGTGGTGCCTGATCATGACTTCCGTTGAGATCCGCACCCCGGCGGGCAAGGCCGACGGCTCCGTCGAGCTGCCCGCGGCGATCTTCGACGCGCAGGCGAACGTGGCGCTGCTGCACCAGGTCGTCGTGGCCCAGCTGGCCGCGGCCCGCCAGGGCACGCACGCCACCAAGACCCGCGGCGACGTCCGCGGCGGTGGCAAGAAGCCGTACCGGCAGAAGGGCACCGGCCGCGCCCGTCAGGGCTCGACCCGCGCGCCGCAGTTCGCCGGTGGTGGCGTCGTCCACGGCCCGCAGCCGCGCGACTACTCGCAGCGCACCCCCAAGAAGATGAAGGCCGCCGCCCTGCGCGGCGCCCTCTCCGACCGGGCGCGCGCCGGCCAGGTGCACGTGGTGAGCGGCTTCGTCGAGGGCGACGCGCCGTCGACCAAGTCGGCCCGCAAGGTGCTGGAGACGGTGACCGAGGCCCGCCGCGTGCTGGCCGTGCTGCTGCGCACCGACGAGGTTTCGTGGGTCAGCCTGCGCAACCTGCCGCACGTGCACATCATCGCGCCGGACCAGCTGAACACCTACGACGTGCTGGTCAACGACGACGTGGTGTTCACCAAGGACGCGCTCGACGTGTTCCTGGCGAGCAAGTCCCAGCACGGGCAGGGTTCCGCCGAGGCCACCGCGTCGTCGTCCGAGACCGACGAGGAGGCCGCGAAGTGATCCCCGACCACCGGGACATCCTGCTCGCGCCGGTCATCTCCGAGAAGTCCTACGGGCTGCTCGAGGAGAACAAGTACACCTTCGTGGTGTCCCCCGGCGCGAACAAGACCCAGATCAAGATTGCCGTGGAGAAGGTCTTCGGCGTCAAGGTCGTCAGCGTCAACACGCTCAACCGCCAGGGCAAGCGCAAGCGGACCCGGACCGGTTATGGCAAGCGCAAGGACACCAAGCGCGCCATCGTGACGCTGTCCGCCGAGAGCAAGCCGATCGAGATCTTCGGCGGCCCGGCCGCCTGATGACGACGAGGACTGCGTAGAGATGGGCATTCGCAAGTACAAGCCGACGACCCCCGGTCGTCGCGGTGCGAGCGTCTCCGACTTCGCCGAGATCACTCGGACGACGCCGGAGAAGTCGCTGATCCGCCCGCTGCACGGCCGCGGTGGCCGCAACGCGTCGGGCAAGATCACGACGCGGCACAAGGGTGGTGGCCACAAGCGGGCGTACCGCCTCATCGACTTCCGCCGCACCGACAAGGACGGCGTGCCGGCCAAGGTCGCTCACATCGAGTACGACCCCAACCGCACCGCGCGCATCGCGCTGCTGCACTACTTCGACGGCGAGAAGCGCTACATCATCGCGCCGTCCAAGCTGCAGCAGGGCGACGTCGTGGAGAACGGCCCCAAGGCCGACATCAAGCCGGGCAACAACCTGCCGCTGCGCAACATCCCCGTCGGCACGGTGATCCACGCGATCGAGCTCCGCCCCGGCGGCGGCGCGAAGATCGCCCGCTCGGCCGGTGCCAGCGTGCAGCTCGTCGCCAAGGACGGCCCCTACGCCCAGCTGCGGATGCCCTCGGGCGAGATCCGCAACGTGGACGTCCGGTGCCGCGCCACGGTCGGCGAGGTCGGCAACGCCGAGCACCAGAACATCAACTGGGGCAAGGCCGGCCGCATGCGGTGGAAGGGCAAGAAGCCCACCGTCCGCGGTGTCGCCATGAACCCGGTGGACCACCCGCACGGTGGTGGTGAGGGCAAGACCTCCGGTGGTCGCCACCCGGTGAACCCGGCCGGCAAGCCCGAGGGTCGCACCCGCCGCCGCAAGCCAAGCGACAAGCTCATC
This genomic window from Saccharothrix sp. HUAS TT1 contains:
- the rplB gene encoding 50S ribosomal protein L2, with the protein product MGIRKYKPTTPGRRGASVSDFAEITRTTPEKSLIRPLHGRGGRNASGKITTRHKGGGHKRAYRLIDFRRTDKDGVPAKVAHIEYDPNRTARIALLHYFDGEKRYIIAPSKLQQGDVVENGPKADIKPGNNLPLRNIPVGTVIHAIELRPGGGAKIARSAGASVQLVAKDGPYAQLRMPSGEIRNVDVRCRATVGEVGNAEHQNINWGKAGRMRWKGKKPTVRGVAMNPVDHPHGGGEGKTSGGRHPVNPAGKPEGRTRRRKPSDKLIVRRRRTGKKR
- the rpsJ gene encoding 30S ribosomal protein S10, with product MAGQKIRIRLKAYDHEAIDASARKIVETVTRTGARVVGPVPLPTEKNVYCVIRSPHKYKDSREHFEMRTHKRLIDILDPTPKTVDALMRIDLPASVDVNIQ
- the rpsL gene encoding 30S ribosomal protein S12; protein product: MPTIQQLVRKGRQDKVAKQKTAALKGSPQRRGVCTRVYTTTPKKPNSALRKVARVKLTSGIEVTAYIPGEGHNLQEHSMVLVRGGRVKDLPGVRYKIIRGSLDTQGVKNRKQARSRYGAKKEKS
- the rplD gene encoding 50S ribosomal protein L4 codes for the protein MTSVEIRTPAGKADGSVELPAAIFDAQANVALLHQVVVAQLAAARQGTHATKTRGDVRGGGKKPYRQKGTGRARQGSTRAPQFAGGGVVHGPQPRDYSQRTPKKMKAAALRGALSDRARAGQVHVVSGFVEGDAPSTKSARKVLETVTEARRVLAVLLRTDEVSWVSLRNLPHVHIIAPDQLNTYDVLVNDDVVFTKDALDVFLASKSQHGQGSAEATASSSETDEEAAK
- the rplC gene encoding 50S ribosomal protein L3 gives rise to the protein MSDRQVKGLLGTKLGMTQVFDENNRIVPVTVVKAEPNVVTQVRTQENDGYSAVQLAFGAIDPRKVNKPVAGHYAKAGVTPRRHLAELRTTDASEYTVGQEITAEVFEAGVVVDVVGTSKGKGTAGVMKRHGFKGLGASHGTQRKHRSPGSIGGCATPGRVFKGLRMAGRMGHVRVTTQNLKVHRVDAESGLLLIKGAVPGPKGGTVFIKTAAKGGA
- the rplW gene encoding 50S ribosomal protein L23, with protein sequence MIPDHRDILLAPVISEKSYGLLEENKYTFVVSPGANKTQIKIAVEKVFGVKVVSVNTLNRQGKRKRTRTGYGKRKDTKRAIVTLSAESKPIEIFGGPAA
- the tuf gene encoding elongation factor Tu, producing the protein MAKAKFERTKPHVNIGTIGHIDHGKTTLTAAISKVLHDKYPDLNPFTPFDQIDKAPEEKQRGITISIAHIEYQTDKRHYAHVDCPGHADYIKNMITGAAQMDGAILVVAATDGPMPQTKEHVLLARQVGVPYIVVALNKADMVDDEEILELVELEVRELLSEYEFPGDDLPVVRVSALKALEGDAEWGEKLIGLMDAVDENIPEPEREVDRPFLMPVEDVFTITGRGTVVTGRIERGIVKVNEEVEIVGIKETSKKTTVTSIEMFKKFLDEGRAGDNAALLLRGVKREEVERGMVIIKPGTTTPHTEFDAQVYILSKDEGGRHTPFFNNYRPQFYFRTTDVTGVVTLPEGTEMVMPGDTTTMAVKLIQPIAMDEGLRFAIREGGRTVGAGSVTKIIK
- the rpsG gene encoding 30S ribosomal protein S7, giving the protein MPRKGPAPKRPLISDPVYSSPLVTQLINKVLVDGKRSVAERIVYGALEGARDKTGTDPVVTLKRALDNVKPALEVKSRRVGGATYQVPVEVKPGRSTTLALRWLITFSRQRREKTMIERLMNELLDASNGLGASVKRREDTHKMAESNKAFAHYRW
- the fusA gene encoding elongation factor G, which gives rise to MAQDVLTDLAKVRNIGIMAHIDAGKTTTTERILFYTGISYKIGEVHDGAAVMDWMEQEQERGITITSAATTCFWKNHQINIIDTPGHVDFTVEVERNLRVLDGAVAVFDGKEGVEPQSEQVWRQATKYDVPRICFVNKMDKLGADFYFTVRTIQERLGAKPLPIQIPIGSESDFIGVVDLVEMRALTWRGEVQKGEDYTVEEIPADLAEKAAEYREALVEAVAETDDALMESYLGGEELTVEQIKTGIRAIVKNRSAYPVLCGSAFKNKGVQPMLDAVIDFLPAPLDLPPVEGTLQDGETPAFRKPATDEPFSALAFKIAAHPFFGKLTYIRVYSGKVASGTQVINSTKDRKERIGKIFQMHANKENPVDEAIAGHIYAVIGLKDTTTGETLCDPQSPIVLESMTFPEPVIQVAIEPKTKADQEKLGTAIQKLAEEDPTFRVNLDQETGQTIIAGMGELHLDILVDRMRREFKVEANIGKPQVAYRETIRRKVEKYSYTHKKQTGGSGQFAKVLIDLEPLEKTEDGVLYEFVNAVTGGRIPREYIPSVDAGAQDAMQYGVLAGYPLVGVKLTLIDGAYHEVDSSEMAFKIAGSMALKEAARQASPAILEPLMAVEVTTPEDYMGDVIGDLNSRRGQIQAMEERSGARIVKALVPLSEMFGYVGDLRSRTQGRANYSMTFDSYAEVPANVAKEIIAKATGE
- a CDS encoding YbaB/EbfC family nucleoid-associated protein, whose amino-acid sequence is MTDPRARALEEAGRKAEARLAGYQNMKDRMTQLRVTAVSPDRVVTVVAGPGGSILDVQLQPDAQRIPAHALSRSIMSTLQQAVADSARRSAEVVQEFAGDQVDIVARVNRVQEEVFGVDPAGQAPPPPPPNAPAPGASFLQQANARPTAPVPPPPPPPRAQPPGRPPLQPPPPPPGRPPLQPPPAPPRRPAPPRDDDPDEGFGSILR